Proteins from a single region of Sediminitomix flava:
- a CDS encoding DUF2255 family protein gives MTKDEILKLVDETKTPQIRAGETHSFNDIWMVVVDGRIFCRQYSFSERSWYSSFLSDSKGAIKCDDKIIEVNGIIPKDLDEINEEVNKAYIEKYDNRLNHYPQIAHQMTGEKYMAKTMELIPII, from the coding sequence ATGACAAAAGACGAAATCTTAAAGCTCGTAGACGAAACAAAAACACCACAAATCCGAGCTGGAGAAACCCATTCTTTCAATGACATCTGGATGGTTGTAGTTGATGGTAGAATATTCTGTAGACAGTATTCATTTAGTGAAAGAAGCTGGTATTCAAGTTTCCTTTCCGATTCTAAAGGCGCAATCAAATGTGATGACAAAATCATTGAAGTCAATGGCATTATCCCTAAAGATTTAGATGAAATCAACGAAGAGGTGAATAAAGCCTACATCGAAAAGTATGATAATCGGCTAAATCACTACCCTCAGATAGCTCATCAGATGACAGGTGAAAAATATATGGCAAAGACCATGGAGCTTATACCAATTATATGA
- a CDS encoding putative quinol monooxygenase, giving the protein MNTPLYVFAKFHCQADKVKEMKALLQEFITETLANEEGCITYTYLQSTEDETLFTSLEIWQNSEVEAAHWEMEHMKRLLAKLPEVADGDAEITKYTRA; this is encoded by the coding sequence ATGAATACACCATTATATGTATTTGCAAAATTCCATTGCCAAGCTGACAAAGTGAAAGAAATGAAAGCACTTCTTCAAGAGTTTATTACAGAAACCCTAGCGAATGAAGAAGGCTGTATCACTTATACTTATTTGCAGTCAACCGAAGATGAAACCCTTTTTACTTCCTTAGAAATTTGGCAAAACTCGGAAGTAGAAGCGGCACATTGGGAAATGGAACATATGAAAAGATTATTAGCCAAACTGCCCGAAGTTGCAGATGGTGATGCCGAAATCACCAAATACACAAGAGCTTAA
- a CDS encoding SDR family oxidoreductase, producing the protein MKRILITGAGSGLGKGTALGLAKNGHHVIAAVHLWEQKTALLEEIEALGLQNIEVTKIDILDQIDRRKAWQYDIDILVNNAGIGETGPIAEIPVDLLRKVMETNVFGTLEFTQGFVKKMVERRAGKIFFVSSMAGVSTYPFLAPYNASKHALEAVAQCMRDELKPFDITVATINPAAFRTGFNDRMYDSVDQWYDENKNFTEAKAIRDIQESVASPDGQYDPEMMIKGMIDVIPKDKHKFRTMIPKEVEDWCKNYQVNQWTLEVEVKNSDENNSNIRAAS; encoded by the coding sequence ATGAAAAGGATTCTAATAACAGGAGCTGGTTCTGGGCTAGGAAAAGGTACAGCTTTAGGGCTTGCAAAAAATGGACATCACGTCATTGCGGCTGTTCACCTTTGGGAACAAAAAACTGCACTGCTAGAAGAAATAGAAGCTTTAGGTCTACAGAACATTGAAGTCACAAAAATAGATATCCTAGATCAGATTGATCGAAGAAAAGCATGGCAATATGATATTGATATTTTAGTCAACAATGCAGGTATCGGAGAAACTGGACCTATTGCTGAAATCCCTGTTGATCTCCTACGAAAAGTGATGGAAACGAATGTTTTTGGTACGCTCGAATTCACACAAGGTTTCGTAAAGAAAATGGTAGAAAGAAGGGCGGGTAAAATCTTCTTTGTGTCTTCTATGGCAGGTGTTTCTACCTACCCTTTTCTAGCTCCTTACAATGCTTCCAAACACGCTTTGGAAGCCGTAGCACAATGTATGCGCGATGAGCTAAAGCCTTTTGATATTACTGTCGCGACGATCAATCCTGCGGCTTTCAGAACAGGATTTAATGATCGAATGTATGACTCGGTAGATCAATGGTACGATGAAAATAAAAACTTTACAGAAGCAAAAGCGATTAGAGATATTCAAGAAAGTGTCGCTAGCCCTGATGGTCAATATGACCCTGAAATGATGATAAAGGGAATGATAGATGTTATTCCGAAAGACAAACACAAATTCAGAACGATGATTCCGAAGGAAGTAGAAGATTGGTGTAAAAATTACCAAGTCAACCAATGGACGTTAGAGGTCGAGGTCAAAAACTCGGACGAAAATAATTCAAATATTAGAGCTGCTTCTTAA
- a CDS encoding LamG domain-containing protein, translating into MKHFFYFFLISLVSCEGEIGLTEGNSLFNIVNEPIGENCSAGGQKIDIGIDLNKNGTLDYEEIESTQYICNGENGTDGQSSLIKLTEEKAGNNCFYGGYKIETGIDLNKNDILDEEEVEYTQYICHTDSYVSLKSNLVAYYPFIGNGDDITDNGNNSTVYNASLTNDRKSNTNSAYHFDGNSYISIPHSSSFAFDTQFSIAVWVKPSAFNSDNCESNRIIEKGIETQRGNWGLYYDDNFEGNGCGELDPNKVRFKFGIVGDNGYRYAYVGETNINLNEWYFVTGTYDGSQMKLYVNGEVEFSENVSINLYTNTAPITIGKQDHSSYPYFLNGAIDDIHIFNKALTKEEVDLLYNL; encoded by the coding sequence GTGAAACATTTTTTTTATTTTTTTTTAATATCCCTAGTTTCTTGCGAAGGAGAAATTGGACTGACAGAGGGTAATAGTTTGTTCAATATTGTCAATGAACCTATCGGAGAAAATTGTTCCGCTGGAGGACAAAAAATAGATATCGGAATAGACCTTAACAAAAATGGTACTCTTGATTATGAAGAAATAGAATCAACTCAATACATATGTAATGGGGAAAATGGTACCGATGGACAAAGTAGTCTTATAAAATTGACAGAAGAAAAAGCAGGAAACAACTGCTTTTATGGAGGGTATAAGATCGAAACGGGTATCGACTTAAACAAAAACGATATCCTTGACGAAGAAGAAGTTGAATACACCCAATACATTTGTCACACTGACTCATATGTTTCATTAAAAAGTAATCTTGTTGCATATTACCCTTTTATTGGTAATGGAGACGATATTACAGACAACGGGAATAACAGTACTGTATATAATGCAAGTTTAACAAATGACAGAAAAAGCAACACCAATAGCGCTTACCACTTTGATGGTAATAGCTATATCAGCATACCTCATAGTTCGTCATTTGCTTTTGACACACAGTTTTCAATAGCTGTATGGGTTAAGCCTTCTGCATTTAATTCCGATAACTGTGAATCTAACCGGATAATAGAAAAAGGTATTGAAACTCAAAGAGGTAATTGGGGTTTATATTACGATGATAACTTTGAAGGAAATGGCTGTGGAGAACTTGATCCAAATAAGGTTCGATTTAAATTCGGTATCGTTGGTGATAATGGATATAGGTATGCGTATGTTGGTGAAACAAACATAAATTTAAATGAATGGTATTTCGTAACAGGAACTTATGATGGTTCACAAATGAAACTATATGTAAATGGAGAAGTTGAATTTAGTGAAAATGTATCTATTAATTTATACACAAATACAGCACCAATAACTATCGGAAAACAAGACCATAGTTCATATCCTTACTTCTTAAACGGAGCGATTGATGATATCCATATTTTTAATAAAGCCCTCACTAAAGAGGAAGTAGATTTACTATATAATCTATAA